TGAAGAACAGATTTTAGATAGCATGGGGTTGACAAGATGAACAAAAGAAGGACCCTGCTGGAGAGCTTTGACAATGCAATAAACGGTATAATAATAGCATTTAAAACCCAAAGAAATATGAAAATTCATTTTATAATAGCTTTTATAATTCTTTTTTTGACAATTGTTTTCAAATTGAACAAAATTGAAACGATATTGGTGTTGATCTGCGTCGGATTGGTTATAGCAACAGAGCTTATAAATACAGCAGTAGAAAATACCGTGGACCTTGTAGCAAAAGAATTTGAGCCGAAAGCAAAAATTGCAAAAGACGTAGCAGCGGGAGCTGTTTTGGTATCTGCACTGATGTCCTTGACTATAGGATATTTTCTTTTTTACGACAGAATAAAGCTTCCTATAGAAATAACCCTTAAGCACATAAAGGGTATTTCTTTTCATGTAGTGTTCTTATCCCTTATAATTGTTGCAATGGTGATAATAGTTGTAAAAGCTGTAACAAATAGAAAAAAATTTATGCAAGGTGGAATGCCAAGTGGTCATACTGCTTTAGCTTTTGCTGCGGCAACTGCTATTTTAATGCTCACAAACAACCTCATTATAGTGTCGCTTGCTGTTTTTATGGCTTTATTGGTACTTGAGAGCAGGATAGAAGCAAAGATTCACACAGTTTGGGAAACAATTGTAGGTGCACTTATTGGAATTCTTGTAACACTTTTAATATTCAAAATAAAGTGAAAGAGGGACCTTTATGAAATGCCAGAAAAGGCCTTGTTTAAAAAAGATTTTAACGCTTATAATAGTTGGAATACTATTTTTTTCTTTATCAGCGTGTGGTAAGAAAAATAGTCAAAAAGTTAATATCTCAAAAGCAGATAAAACTCTGCAAGCAGACAAAAAAGAAAAAGAGAAAAATGCTCAAACTGAACAATTTGACTATCTTTGCAAATTTACCGGAGAGGCCATTTACCAAAAAGATGAACATCAAGTAATAGCAGTTATGATTAATAATGAACCTGGAGCAATTCCTCAATCCTCATTAAATCAGGCTGAGTATCTTTATGAAGCTTTGATTGAAGGTGGAGCAACACGAATTATGGCAATATACCATCATACATATCCTAAGAAAGTAGGACCTATAAGAAGTGCAAGACCATATTTTATGCAAATAGCAAAGTCACTCAAAGCTTACTTTGTACACTGTGGTGGGAGTCCACAGGCTTATAGACTTTTTAATCAGAATTTTATACCTCATATCGATGCTATATATACAGATGGGGGAATTTTCTACAGAACTTCGGACAGGAAAGCGCCACACAATCTCTATTCATCGATGGAAAAACTCATAGCCTTTTTTGATAGAAAAGGGTACAGGATACAAAAGACTTATAAAACATATCCTTTAACAGATAATGTTGTTAATAAATGGAATTCTGAAAATTCAAAGATAAAGATTACTTTTTCAGGGTGGTATTATATTACTTATAACTATGATTCTCAAAAAAAAGTTTACAAAAGATTTATTAAAGAAAAACCTCATCTTGACAAAGAAACAGGAGTTCAACTGACTGCTAAAAACTTGGTAATAATAATTGCTCATTATGATACAATAAAAAACGATGACAAAGGTAGACAAGAAGTAGATTTTTCAAAAGGAAAAGGGTATGTTCTACAAATGGGGAAAACAATTCCAATCACTTATGAATTTGATATGGAAAATTCATTTACACTAAAAGATGGAAGCGGTCAAGAAATTAAACTTTTGAAAGGAAATACATGGTTTGAAATTGTACCACAATACGGTAAAATTGTTATTGAATGAGAGGAGAGAAGAGGGTTTGAAAATAACATTTATTGGTGGTGCCCAGAGCGTAACAGGTTCATGTTTTCTTTTTGAATTTGAAGGGATAAAATTTCTGATAGATTGTGGTATGTTTCAAGGAGGTTTAACTGAAGAGCTGCTCAACTATGAAGCGTTTCCTTTTAATCCGTCAGAAATTAAGTTTGTTATTCTTTCTCATGCACATATTGACCATAGTGGAAGAATTCCCAAACTTTATAAGGATGGTTTTAGAGGAGTAATATACACAACAGATGCAACAGTGGACCTGTGTAATATTATGTTGCCCGACAGTGCTCATATTCAGGAGAGCGAGATTGAATGGAAGAATAGAAAGAGAAAAAGAGAAGGTAAAGAACAATTAAAGCCGCTTTATACTTTAGAAGAGGCAGAAAATGTTCTCAAGCATTTTAGAGGTGTAAAATATGATCAAAAAGTTCAAATAAACAAAAATTTAAGTTTTGTATTTAAAGATGCAGGACACATGCTTGGTTCAGCAATAATTGAGTTATATATAACAGAAGATAGCAAAGAATATACGCTTGTTTTTTCTGGTGATTTAGGAAATAGAAATGTTCCTATTTTAAAAGACCCTACCATTATAGATGGTTGTGATTATCTGTTTATTGAAAGCACATATGGCAATAGATTTCATGGTGATGTTGAAAACAAATCTAAAAAGCTTATAGACATAATTTGCACTACCATATCAAATGGGGGAAAGGTTATAATCCCTTCGTTCGCAGTTGGGAGAACGCAAGAGATATTATATGAAATTGCAAAAGAGATTGTGACCCATTCCGAAAAAGCCAAAGTTATAAGAGATGTAGAAATTTTTGTTGACAGTCCACTTGCAACTTCTGCGACTGCCATCTATAAAAAACATATAGAGTATTTTGATGCAGAAGCAGCTATGTTCATAAAAAATGGTATATATCCTCTTGAACCACCTAATTTGAGGTTTATAAAGTCTGTTGACGAATCCAAGTGGTTAAATGAGTACGACAAGAGCTGTATAATAATTTCTTCGAGCGGGATGTGCGAAGCAGGAAGAATAAAGCATCATCTTAAACATAATTTATGGAACGAGAAAAACACTGTGCTTTTTGTTGGATATCAGGCACCAAACACGCTTGGGAGAAAGCTTTTGGAGGGGCAGAAAAAGGTAAAGATATTTGGTGAGGAAGTAGAAGTAAAAGCCAAGATAGAGTATATTGAGGCTTATTCAGGGCATGCAGATAAAGGTGGTCTTTTTTCGTGGATAGAATATATGAGCGAAAAACCAAAGAAGATTTTTGTGGTCCACGGTGAAAAAGAGGTACAATTGGAGTTTGCAGAAGAACTAAAAAACAGGTTTGGAGCAGATGTCATTGTTCCTGCCCGCGGCGAGATGTATGAAATTGGACCTGAATATGTTTTATCAAAAGAAAGGTTGTTCTCAGAACTTCCTTCCTTTATCAATCTTTCAATACTTGCTCAGATTGAGGATATTGAATATGAACTTAGCAGGTTGAAAGAAGGTATAAAAAACTCTGCTATTTCTTCAGAAAGGTTACTTGCTCTCAATTCAAATTTAGAAGAATTGAGGTATCTCCTCAATCTGGCTTTGAACGACTACTAAAAAGATATTTATTTTATATCAACATTCTGGAGGATAAACAATCTTCCTGCAAATTTAAAGTAGATATTTATTGAAATAGTATCATGTGGTAAAGGCTGAAATTTAGCATAGAATTTTGCTTTATGTAAAAGAGGTTGTTCTTGGGGAAAGTTTTCTATTTCAAAATAAGGAATTGGATAATATTTTTGTTTTGTGGTTGTATCTTCAATATAAATATATTCAAATGCAGTCTTATCAATCTTCTTTTTCTCTAAGTTGTCAATGATAAGCGTTAAACCAAAATAACTTTGATTTCCGATAACTTGTGACCATGTGATGAAAAATTTTTCTTTTGTCACTTTTTCAAGACTTACTTTTAGGTTTTGTACTATTGATGAATATTGCGACTCGCCGTATTGGACAGATAAATTCGAAGGTTCGTGGTAGACATATTTATAATTTTCTGAGTTTTTGGTGATAAGTATGCTCAAGATTATGTAAACCACTATCAAAGTAGAAATTATACTAACAAGCTTTCTTTTCATCTTTTTACCTACCCAAACACGATAAGGATTGGTATATTATCATTATATTTAAAAAGGGTAATTTGTTTGATACAAAAACAAAAGAAGCTGAGGTGAAACAATGAGGTTTTTAGACGCTGGTGAGACCCACGGAAAAGCTTTAATAGCTATAGTGGAAGGGTTTCCTGCACATGTGAAAATAGATATCGAAAATATAAATCGTCTATTGCAACTGCGACAGAGAGGTTACGGCAGAGGAAAACGAATGGAAATAGAAAAAGACGGAGTAATATTTCTTTCTGGAGTTAGAAACTCTTATACCACAGGAGCTCCAATTACATTAATGATTGAAAACAGAGACTATGAAAACTGGAAAGATTTTATGGACGCAATACAATGTGATCTCGAAACAAAAAAAGTAACAGTTCCACGACCTGGTCATGCAGATTTGGCTGGTTGTTTAAAATATGGGTTTGATGATGCAAGAAATATATTGGAAAGAGCAAGTGCAAGAGAAACTGCTATAAGGGTTGCAGTTGGAGCTATTTGTGAAGAACTTTTAAAAATGTTTGGAATTAAGTTTTACAACCACGTTGTGGAGATAGGCAAAGTTAGACTTACAAAATCATATTCCACTGACAACATAGATCTTTTTGAAAAAGCTTTATCTTCTTCAGAGCTATTTTGTATTGATGAAGAGACAGAAAACCGGATGAAGCAGGAGATTGATATAGCAAAACAAATGGGTGACAGTGTAGGTGGGGTTGCTGAGGTGATTTGCAAAAATGTCCCATATGGGCTTGGCAGTCATGTTCATTGGGATAGAAAACTTGATGCACTGATTGCTCAGGCTGTGATGAGTATCCAGTCTGTCAAAGGTGTTGAAATTGGTATGGGTTTTGAAGCGGCAAGACGGTTTGGTTCTGAAGTTCATGACGAAATTTATTATGATGGTGAAAGAAGTTTTTATCGAAAAACAAACAATGCAGGTGGCATAGAAGGTGGAATTTCAAACGGTATGGATATTGTCGTCAGGGCTGCTTTCAAGCCAATACCAACCCTTTATAAACCTCTCAAAAGTGTGGATATACAGACTTTTCAACCTGCTGAGGCAGCTGTCGAAAGATCTGATATATGTGCTGTACCGGCAGGAAGCGTAGTTATGAGAGCAGCAATTGCATATGTGTTAGCAAATGCTTTGATAGAGAGGTTGGGCGGAGACTCAGTCAAAACAATGTTAGAGACTTTCAAAAGAATCTATAACAAATAAACTTGAAGGTACATAGACCCTCACATCAGTGGATATACTAAATGGATGTGGGGGTGCTCTTTTTGAAAGTAAGGGTATTTGTTTTGATACTTCTTATGATAGTAAACACAGAAGTTGCTGTAACATGCTATGCAAGTGAAAAGAACTTGCCACAGGTGAGTAGCAAATCTGCCATTGCCATTGAATGGATGACAGGAAAAATTCTTTTCAGAAAGAACGAGGATTTGAAACTTCCAATGGCAAGTACTACAAAAATAATGACAGCAATTTTGGTATTAGAAAACTGTGATGTAAACAAAGAAATTGAAATTCCTCCGCAGGCTGTAGGAGTTCAAGGCTCATCTATGTACCTCGAAAAAGGAGAAAAACTGAAAATAATAGACCTTCTATACGGACTTATGCTTTCTTCTGGAAATGATGCTGCTGTAGCCTTGGCAATAGTAACAGCAGGTGATGTAAAAAAATTTGTTAATCTTATGAACAAGAAAGCAAAAGAGCTTGGACTTTCAAATACCGTATTTTCATCACCGCATGGTTTAGAACAAGGTCAACACTATACAACAGCTCATGACCTGGCACTTCTAACAGCATATGCCATGAAAAATCCCATTTTTCGGCAGATTGTAAAGACCACAGAAAAAGAAGTACCATGGACAACTAGGCCTTACAATCGAATACTAAGAAACAAAAACAAGATGTTAAGATTATATCCGGGGGCTGAAGGTGTAAAGACTGGATTTACGAAAAAGGCTGGTAGATGTCTTGTCACTTCTGCTTGCAGAGATGATTTTAGAGTCATATGCGTAGTTTTAAATGCTCAGGATATGTGGAATGATACGCGAAAGATTCTTGACTATTCTTACCGTAATTTTAAAGTGTTAAAATTCCCACCAGGCGAGATAGGTTATGTAAAGGTTAATAATGGCAAAATGGGTTGGGTAAAAGTAGGAACAACACATCAAAAATACTGGGTGGTGGACTCAGATTGTTTCCCAAGAATAGATGTGCTGATACAACCGCTGGATGCACCTGTTGAGAAAAACAAGGTAATTGGGATGGTGAATGTGTATCTCAAAAGTGAAAAGCAAATTATTCCAATTGTCACTTTACAAGAATGTGACAGGAAATCCTTATGGGACAGAATGAGAGAGAGGTTATTTGGGAAAAGAATGAGACAAAAACAAATTTAGCGTGGACTTAAATCCACGCTAAATTTGTTTATTTTTATTTTTCCATAAACGGTTCAAGCTCTTTAAGCAGATCGTCGCAATTGTCTGAATGAATTTCTACCTTAATAGGTTTGCTGAGGTCCAAGCTAAATATTCCCATGATGGATTTGGCATCAACAACATACCTTCCTGATGTAAGATCGATGTCAAATGGATACTTGCTAACAATGTTCACAAAGTTCTTAACAGCGTCAATTGTGTTCAACTTTACTGTTACTGTTTTCATTTTAAATTCCTCCCTTCACAACAAAAATAATACTCATTATTTATAATATCATGTTTATTGGGCTTAAATCAATTAACTCCTTACACATTTTCTATACCCTTTTTTCATAGAAAAATAACAATTGAAGATAAATTTTTAGCTCTTCACTAATTGACTGCTAAATATTATAATATAACTTAAATGTGGAGGTGAATAAATTAAATTGAAGATTGCCTTTTATACACTTGGATGTAAGGTGAACCAGTATGAAACCCAAGCAGTAGCTGAACTTTTTAAAGAAAGCGGGTTTGAAATTGTCGACTTTGACAGCAAGGCAGACGTGTACGTGATAAATACATGTACAGTTACTAATATGAGTGATAGAAAGTCAAGGCAGGCAATAAAAAAGGCTAAAAAACTTTCTCCGGAAAGTATCGTAGTTGTAATGGGATGCTATCCTCAAGTGTATCCACATGAGGTTGAGAAAATAAGAGATATAGACATTATAATTGGAACTAAAGATAGACAAAAAATTGTTGATTATGTTAAAGAATATTTAGAGAACAAAAAGAAAATTGTAGCAATAGATGAAGGATATAAAAGGGGAACATTTGAAGAGCTCAAGATATCGGAATTTAATGAGCGCAGCCGAGCTTTCATAAAGATAGAAGAAGGTTGTGATCAGTTTTGTTCTTATTGTATAATTCCATATGCAAGGGGGGCAGTTAGAAGCAGAAGTTTAGAGAGCATTGAAGAGGAAGTTAGAAGACTTGTTTCAAATGGATATAAAGAATTTGTCATAACAGGAATTAACATCTCAGCTTATGGGAAGGATTTAGACGGGAAGATAACCTTGATAGATGTGATTGAGAGAATAAATGAGATTGAAGGGGTCAAGAGGATTAGGCTAAGTTCTCTTGAACCACTTATCATGAGCGAACAGTTTATAAGTAGGCTATTGAGTTTTGATAAGCTGTGCCATCATTTGCATCTTTCCCTTCAAAGTGGCAGTGACAAAATATTGAAATTTATGAACAGGCATTACACTACAGCACAGTACCAAGATATAGTAGACAGAATAAAAGAAAAATGGGATGATGTAGCATTCACCACTGATATTATAGTGGGTTTTCCGGGCGAAACAGAGGAAGATTTCAATGCTACTTTGGAATTTGTTCAGAAGATAGGTTTTTCACGAATTCATGTTTTTAGATTTTCGCCAAAAAAAGGTACTAAAGCCTATGATATGCCAAATCAAGTAGATAGCAAAGAAAAAGAACGGCGAAGCAAAGTAATGAAAGAAGTGGCAGCGAACCTTTCATATCAATTTCACAGAAAGTTTGTTGGCAAGTGGTTAGAGGTTTTAATTGAACAAGATTCTGATTTTGATGGATATTACGAAGGGTATTCAGGAAATTATATCCGTACGGTAGTAAGGAAAAATCATTTTATAGTACCTGGTGAAATTTACAAGGTTAAGATTACACAGGCTTATGAACAATATGTCAAAGGAGAAATAATCCAATAAAAATACAAAAAGGTGGTGTGTAATATTGAACACTGATATAGCAAATTTAAAAAGCCAATGTATGGAAGAACTATCAAAAATAAAAAATTTGAAAGAACTTGAAGATTTTCAGATCAAATATTTAGGTAAAAAAGGCATTTTGAAAAGTAAACTGAAAGAGCTTTCTTCACTTGAACCAGAAATTCGAGCTCAAATGGGAAAAGAACTAAATAGTCTGAGAGAGTACATTGAGGAAAACATCGCTAACTTGCGAAAAAGGTTTTTAGAGGAAGAAAAGCAAAGAAGGATACAAAGTGAACGCATTGACGTTACTGTACCGGGGAAGAGAGTGGAAATAGGAGCTATTCACATCCTCTCTCAGGTTCAAAATGAAATAGCTGAAATTTTTCTGAATATGGGATATGAAATTGCAGAAGGACCGGAAATAGAACTTGATTTTTACAACTTTGAAGCACTGAATATCCCTGCTGATCATCCTGCAAGAGACACTCAAGATACTTTTTATATTTCCGATGATGTGCTTTTGAGGACACATACCTCCCCTGTTCAGATCAGGGTTATGAAAAGCAAAAAACCTCCAATCAAGATAATTTCTCCCGGAAGGGTATACAGGTCGGACGAGGTAGATAGCACACACTCTCCTATTTTTCATCAGATAGAAGGTCTATTTGTTGATAAAGGGGTTACAATGGCTGATTTGAAAGGGACACTTGAAGTGTTTGCCAAGAGATTTTTTGGCAAAGAAACAATGGTCAGGTTCAGACCACATCATTTCCCTTTTACTGAGCCATCAGCTGAGGTTGATATTTCGTGTATCTTCTGTGGTGGGAAAGGATGTAGAACATGTAAGGGTGAGGGCTGGATAGAAATCTTAGGTGCAGGAATGGTTCACAGAAAAGTTCTTTTAAACTGTGGAATTGATCCTGATGTATACACTGGTTTTGCTTTTGGTATGGGAGTTGAGAGAATAGCACTTTTGAGATATGAGATTGAAGATATTAGACTATTTTATGAAAATGATCTAAGATTTTTGAAACAGTTTAGATAAAAACTTTATACAAAAGGAGTGAAAAGTATTGAAGGTTTCATTGGAATGGCTAAAAAGCTTTGTTGATATAGAATGTTCGGTAGAAGAGCTTGTTGACAAGCTTACTATGAGCGGAACAAAAGTAGAGGGATATGAAAAAAGACTTGAAAATATTAAGAATGTAGTAGTGGGTAAAGTTTTGGAAATTTCTTTGCACCCTCATAACCAAAATCTTTTTGTTTGTCTTGTTGATACAAAAGATAAAATACTGAC
The DNA window shown above is from Caldicellulosiruptor owensensis OL and carries:
- a CDS encoding HPr family phosphocarrier protein, producing MKTVTVKLNTIDAVKNFVNIVSKYPFDIDLTSGRYVVDAKSIMGIFSLDLSKPIKVEIHSDNCDDLLKELEPFMEK
- a CDS encoding DUF3048 domain-containing protein — translated: MKCQKRPCLKKILTLIIVGILFFSLSACGKKNSQKVNISKADKTLQADKKEKEKNAQTEQFDYLCKFTGEAIYQKDEHQVIAVMINNEPGAIPQSSLNQAEYLYEALIEGGATRIMAIYHHTYPKKVGPIRSARPYFMQIAKSLKAYFVHCGGSPQAYRLFNQNFIPHIDAIYTDGGIFYRTSDRKAPHNLYSSMEKLIAFFDRKGYRIQKTYKTYPLTDNVVNKWNSENSKIKITFSGWYYITYNYDSQKKVYKRFIKEKPHLDKETGVQLTAKNLVIIIAHYDTIKNDDKGRQEVDFSKGKGYVLQMGKTIPITYEFDMENSFTLKDGSGQEIKLLKGNTWFEIVPQYGKIVIE
- a CDS encoding MBL fold metallo-hydrolase RNA specificity domain-containing protein, with product MKITFIGGAQSVTGSCFLFEFEGIKFLIDCGMFQGGLTEELLNYEAFPFNPSEIKFVILSHAHIDHSGRIPKLYKDGFRGVIYTTDATVDLCNIMLPDSAHIQESEIEWKNRKRKREGKEQLKPLYTLEEAENVLKHFRGVKYDQKVQINKNLSFVFKDAGHMLGSAIIELYITEDSKEYTLVFSGDLGNRNVPILKDPTIIDGCDYLFIESTYGNRFHGDVENKSKKLIDIICTTISNGGKVIIPSFAVGRTQEILYEIAKEIVTHSEKAKVIRDVEIFVDSPLATSATAIYKKHIEYFDAEAAMFIKNGIYPLEPPNLRFIKSVDESKWLNEYDKSCIIISSSGMCEAGRIKHHLKHNLWNEKNTVLFVGYQAPNTLGRKLLEGQKKVKIFGEEVEVKAKIEYIEAYSGHADKGGLFSWIEYMSEKPKKIFVVHGEKEVQLEFAEELKNRFGADVIVPARGEMYEIGPEYVLSKERLFSELPSFINLSILAQIEDIEYELSRLKEGIKNSAISSERLLALNSNLEELRYLLNLALNDY
- a CDS encoding diacylglycerol kinase, with the translated sequence MNKRRTLLESFDNAINGIIIAFKTQRNMKIHFIIAFIILFLTIVFKLNKIETILVLICVGLVIATELINTAVENTVDLVAKEFEPKAKIAKDVAAGAVLVSALMSLTIGYFLFYDRIKLPIEITLKHIKGISFHVVFLSLIIVAMVIIVVKAVTNRKKFMQGGMPSGHTALAFAAATAILMLTNNLIIVSLAVFMALLVLESRIEAKIHTVWETIVGALIGILVTLLIFKIK
- the mtaB gene encoding tRNA (N(6)-L-threonylcarbamoyladenosine(37)-C(2))-methylthiotransferase MtaB; protein product: MKIAFYTLGCKVNQYETQAVAELFKESGFEIVDFDSKADVYVINTCTVTNMSDRKSRQAIKKAKKLSPESIVVVMGCYPQVYPHEVEKIRDIDIIIGTKDRQKIVDYVKEYLENKKKIVAIDEGYKRGTFEELKISEFNERSRAFIKIEEGCDQFCSYCIIPYARGAVRSRSLESIEEEVRRLVSNGYKEFVITGINISAYGKDLDGKITLIDVIERINEIEGVKRIRLSSLEPLIMSEQFISRLLSFDKLCHHLHLSLQSGSDKILKFMNRHYTTAQYQDIVDRIKEKWDDVAFTTDIIVGFPGETEEDFNATLEFVQKIGFSRIHVFRFSPKKGTKAYDMPNQVDSKEKERRSKVMKEVAANLSYQFHRKFVGKWLEVLIEQDSDFDGYYEGYSGNYIRTVVRKNHFIVPGEIYKVKITQAYEQYVKGEIIQ
- a CDS encoding D-alanyl-D-alanine carboxypeptidase family protein, translating into MKVRVFVLILLMIVNTEVAVTCYASEKNLPQVSSKSAIAIEWMTGKILFRKNEDLKLPMASTTKIMTAILVLENCDVNKEIEIPPQAVGVQGSSMYLEKGEKLKIIDLLYGLMLSSGNDAAVALAIVTAGDVKKFVNLMNKKAKELGLSNTVFSSPHGLEQGQHYTTAHDLALLTAYAMKNPIFRQIVKTTEKEVPWTTRPYNRILRNKNKMLRLYPGAEGVKTGFTKKAGRCLVTSACRDDFRVICVVLNAQDMWNDTRKILDYSYRNFKVLKFPPGEIGYVKVNNGKMGWVKVGTTHQKYWVVDSDCFPRIDVLIQPLDAPVEKNKVIGMVNVYLKSEKQIIPIVTLQECDRKSLWDRMRERLFGKRMRQKQI
- the pheS gene encoding phenylalanine--tRNA ligase subunit alpha — protein: MNTDIANLKSQCMEELSKIKNLKELEDFQIKYLGKKGILKSKLKELSSLEPEIRAQMGKELNSLREYIEENIANLRKRFLEEEKQRRIQSERIDVTVPGKRVEIGAIHILSQVQNEIAEIFLNMGYEIAEGPEIELDFYNFEALNIPADHPARDTQDTFYISDDVLLRTHTSPVQIRVMKSKKPPIKIISPGRVYRSDEVDSTHSPIFHQIEGLFVDKGVTMADLKGTLEVFAKRFFGKETMVRFRPHHFPFTEPSAEVDISCIFCGGKGCRTCKGEGWIEILGAGMVHRKVLLNCGIDPDVYTGFAFGMGVERIALLRYEIEDIRLFYENDLRFLKQFR
- the aroC gene encoding chorismate synthase translates to MRFLDAGETHGKALIAIVEGFPAHVKIDIENINRLLQLRQRGYGRGKRMEIEKDGVIFLSGVRNSYTTGAPITLMIENRDYENWKDFMDAIQCDLETKKVTVPRPGHADLAGCLKYGFDDARNILERASARETAIRVAVGAICEELLKMFGIKFYNHVVEIGKVRLTKSYSTDNIDLFEKALSSSELFCIDEETENRMKQEIDIAKQMGDSVGGVAEVICKNVPYGLGSHVHWDRKLDALIAQAVMSIQSVKGVEIGMGFEAARRFGSEVHDEIYYDGERSFYRKTNNAGGIEGGISNGMDIVVRAAFKPIPTLYKPLKSVDIQTFQPAEAAVERSDICAVPAGSVVMRAAIAYVLANALIERLGGDSVKTMLETFKRIYNK